From the genome of Leucoraja erinacea ecotype New England chromosome 24, Leri_hhj_1, whole genome shotgun sequence:
CTTTTAACACTCCCATCATTGTGCCTAGGCTAAAGACGGCTCCCCGCCCCAAGTTCTCCATATGTGTACTGGGCGACCAGCAACATTGTGACGAGGCAAAGGCAGCCGATCTCCCTCACATGGACATCGAGGCTCTAAAGAAACTGAACAAGAACAAGAAGATGGTTAAGAAGCTTGGTGAGTTTGAGGGTCATAGTGACCCAAACAgcgtggcccaacttgcccacatgtcccatctacactagtcccacctgtctcctctaaacctgctctatccatgtacctgtctacatgtttcttaaCTCAAGGGGAGTGTTAGTAGGGGGCAACCAGTTAGATCTGTGTGGGAATAAAAGCCTTATTATTAGGCAACTGTCTCTCACCAACTGGGGACGGCCCTTCcccatcatctacctcattgaagaaccctcggactatctttcattgaactttactgaaccttatcttgcactgaatgatattctgtatctgtatggcttgattgtaattatgtataatcTTCTCACTGACTATAGTATAACAAATATTGTTTCACTATcttatacatgtgacaataataaactaaacctgaacagaAATGGTCAGCTATAGTTTTGGATGGTGCATCCATGATCCATGAGTTtataaatgggtgacattttgtcagATTTTGAAAAGGCATAGTTACGGTGTttgtgtaagagggaactgcagatgctggaaaatcgaagttagacaaaaatgctgtagaaactcagcgggtgaggcagcatctatggagcgaaggaaataggcaatgtttcgggtcgaggcgtctgaagaagggtctcgacccgaaacgttgcctttgctccatagatgctgcctcaccctctgagttccaTATAGTTAAGGTATTGTCTCAAACTATATATGCATTTCTTTACAGCAAAGAAGTATGATGCGTTCCTTGCCTCCGAGTCCCTGATTAAGCAGATTCCTCGTATTCTGGGCCCTGGTCTGAACAAAGCTGGCAagttcccctccctcctcacccacaATGAGAACATGATCACCAAAGTCGATGAAGTCAAATCTACGATCAAGTTCCAGATGAAGAAGGTGGGTGTTTCATCAattgacattagactttagagataccgtgcggaaacaggcccttcggcccacagtccgtgctgaccagcgatcacccggttacactagggacaatttacaatttttcctgaAGACGGTTAGTCAACACACctctgtctttgtagtgtgggaggaaaccgtagcacccagagaCAACAAGGTTGCAGGGGAACGTTCAGACGGCCACTGTGAACCGTGCCTGATGAAATACTGTGGAAAAGGTtgttcctcgggttcctattatgcatatctttctcctcttaccttaaagtgATGTCCTCAGCTCCATCTGCAGTGAGAAAAAGGATTGTGAGTTGGTGGCATTGAGCTTGTAATTCTACTTGAGGTTTTCCCGTGCTTCAACTCGAGTCGAGAATCCTACCTATTTAATGCGGCATTGGAAACTTGTGAACTGGTGTCATGTCTTTGAAATGAAGTGTGTTTAACCGTACCTGTTTCCCCTCTCCCAATCCCCAGGTCCTGTGCTTGGCTGTCGCAGTTGGACATGTTAAAATGACTGAAGAGGAGCTGGTGTACAACATTCACCTGGCCATCAACTTCTTGGTATCACTGCTGAAGAAAAATTGGCAGAACGTGCGTGCCTTATACATCAAGAGCAGCATGGGCAAGCCCCAACGCCTCTACTAAACGTTATgtcaaatgttttaaaataaagattttacataacatttgatGGTCTGGTTTCTCAGTAACAGAAATTTGTTGGTCAAAGTCTCACCACTACAACTGCAGCGTTTAAAAATTTGGCTTTTTATGGCTGGATAATAATCATGAAGCTACCAGACCCAGTTCCCCAGTAAATTATCACTATTTCAAACTAATTTGACTGTTCACATCAGGTTGGATTGTTCACTGAAACATGGAATATCCCCAATCATCAAATTAGTAAGCTGCTGAATACACTGCAATGTTAAGTGAGCAAATTAAATGAAGCCTGTctaataaatgtgtaggaaggaacggcaggtaCTGGTTTAGAtaagcacaacatgctggagtaataggtcaggcagcatctctggggaaaagagatactaggtgaggttttgggttggaacccatcttcagactgaaaggtggaGGTTGCGGCAGGGGGAGTGGAGACTAGAAAGCAAAACAAACCACGGCCGGCTACGTATGATCTCGGGAAGGATGAAGTCTAtaatgacccattgttggctggggtagatgtgcacattttgtgtctaatacaAAAAACAACATAATCATGTATAGGATCATGGCAAATAATGTGCCATACGGTGACCAGCAGTAACTCTAGAAGGTTAACAATCCTGCTCATAAATGCTGTGGCTATTGGGCCGTTAGATCATgaagtggctgatcatccaaaatcagtacccagttcctgctttatccccatatcccttaattccgttagccctaagctatatctaactcttgaaaacatccagtgaattggcctccacagccttctgtgacagaattccacagtcacaactctctgggtgaacaggtttttcctcatctcagtcctaaatggcctacagctTATTCTTACACTGACCCCTGAGTCTGGACTCCAAACATTTCCTACATTAAGCCTGTCCAAtcgcttaagaattttatatgtataagattccctctcatccttctaaattccagtggatataagcccagtcgatccattctttcattatgtcagttctgccatcccagggaattaacctggtgaacctaaactgcactccctcaatagcaagaatgtccttcaaattaggagaccaaaactacacacaatacttgtaagttttgtaacttggtgccagaaacgtggcgactcttcaGTGTATTGTATGCAAGATGGAAAGAATCGCATTGCACcttggtacctgtgacaataaagtattaaattgaactgaacaaaaacaaaataccagagtgtagCCAAATTAAATAGATTCAAAAGAGTGTTGTGATGGTGTTGGATGTCAGTGGATCCGCTTCTGGGATCAGTGATCGCATTAACGACTTGTGATGAAAATACCAACTTGAATGTTCTATATATGTTCAATTTCTATATTTGGATTTTTTATGAACAAAGTTTATTTTGGATTAGAGCAAGTAGAATAACTGCAAGAGCGTTCTCCTGCTGCAGAATTGTGGGTGGGTggcacagctgcctcacagcgccagagaccctggttcgatcctgaccttgtacggagtttgcaaattctgtctgtacggagtttgcacattctcccccattctgatgacgtgcaggtttgtagtctaattggcctctaaattgtcccaagtgtgtaggataatggtcgccagggactcggtgggccgaagggcctgttccttccaCATTGTCTAAAGAAGGTTGCTTATTCCACtccgcccccacccccattcGCAAAGGCAATTAaaggcaaagatcatagagcgtctCCGCTGCATGATATTTGATTAAAGGTGGACAATAACATCCTTGTCTTCCCCATGACACCCATGTGCTAAGAAATGTTCCTGGCCTTGAACCCTTATCTTTCTAAGTAAGTAAGTCTCATAGGCGGGCAACAAAAACCATAGTGACTTGGATTTCTTTGGTGCGGCAAGTCTCTTGCTCGGTGACCAATGATATCGTTGAACAAAtggggtggtacagcggtagatgtgctgctttacagcgccagagtcccgggttcaatcctgaccactgttactgtctacggagtttgtaaaaATGGTTTGTGCCGAATGGAATacgttgtaactttgtcggtgccctttGTGTggagactctttgcataccttcaatattcaaaacaaagaatatcactgtgacttgtcacatgtgacaacaaaattttcattcattcattctccccgtgatcgcatgggttatctccgggagctccgggtttctcccacactccaaaggcgtgcaggtttgtaggttaattggctttggtaaaaattgtaaattgtccctcgtgtggaggatagtgttaatgtatggggtgatcactggttggcatggacttgttgggccgaagggcctgtttccgtgctgtatctctaaattcgaAGGAGTGCTGATTTGCAGAGTACCTGTTGGTGGTGCTGCTGAGCCATTATGAATTAATGTTGAAAATCAGATCCTTGTGggagttgcagattgtgaagggaaacgggagaaaatgtagaattaggccatttggtccatcgaatctactccgccattcaatcatggcctcaaggcagtggaggccaattctctatgctttcaagagagagttggatagagctcttaaagatagccgagtcaggggatatggggaaaaggcaagaatggggtactgagtgtgcagccatgatcacagtgaatggcggtgttggctcgaaggaccgaatggcctactcctgcacctattctctatctctgcatcctaatcccattttcctaccttctccccataacccttgacacccattctaatcaagaatttttctATCTATGccaaaaaaatatccactaacttggcctccacagccctctgtggcaacgagttccaaaGATTAATTACCCCCTGTCCCAAGAAGttcatcctcacctcctttctaaaagagcgccttttaactctaaggctatgacctctggtcctgtaaTAGCTGCTGCTGTTTGCTATAGAAATTATGGGCTATATGACCTCATGACCCCATGTCTACTCTGTTAATGCTGTTGTTAAGGAATACCAACAAGGATGATCTAAGATTTTCAACAATAAAAGatcaggaggaatttatttactccgaaggtggtgaatctgtggaactcattgccacagtcggctgtggaggccaagtcaatggatatttttaagacgaagattgacagattcttgattagtataggtgtcagggttaatggggagaaggcaggagaatggggttaagagggcaagataggtcagccatgattaaatggtggaatatacttgatgggccgaatgctcctataacttgtgaaattaTAACAAAAAAGTCAAATCAATAGGAAAGATGGAAAAAGGAAAGGATGCCAGACTTCAAAGTCTGAGCTGACATTATTGTAATGTAAGACAtacagtgcgggagtaactcagcacgtcatgaaccatctttggagaacgtggataggtgacgtttcgggtcagacccacccttcttcagtcccaactcgaaacgtcacctatccatttctccagaggtactgcctgacctgctgagttactccagcgttttgtgtattCCTTTGTAAactaggatctgcagttccttgttgtaaTATATCTTGAAATAGCGTAATAGTCTACTCAAGCTGAATCTCTGTTCACTTTCATCTTTATTTCCTAACATTTGATCTTTCTGGTTTCCAGATGGATGTGTATGGTACAGTTAGATAGACGTTTGACCCACCCTGTGTATATTCTGGTGAATGACAGGACCCCTCTACAGCATAACAGGTGATCGATCCTTTATTCAATACAAGACGATGAATTCTGTATAGATATTTTGTGAATATACTGCATGTAATAGAGTGAACAAAAAAAATCCCTGGTATACACAGTAGTGTAAACAATTTCCCTTGTATATGTGACAATGGCAGCCCCGGTGTAAATAATAATGAATAATAGATACTATAGATTAGACATATTACATGAATAACAGGCGCTTAGCGGGATCAGCAGTCTGCATAAAATCTCTGTGAAGTTTTAGGCAGCACGTATAAATTCAGAAGATGAAGGTTGTGGACCTTGTATCAGATGTCAGTTTCATGTTCACCAACATGACAGTAGATGGTGACAATTTgggatttcaatagacaataggtgcaggagtaggccattcggctcttccagccagcaccaccattcactgtgatccacAATCTGCCCCTTTCCTGCAtttttccatatcccttgactctgctatatttaagagctctatctaactctctcttgaaagcatccagagaattgacctccactgccttctgaggcagagaattccacaaattcacaactctgggtagaaaaagtttttcctcatctctgttctaaaggtGTCctaacagcacacatagtcaggatcgaatcccttattcttaaactgtggcccctggttctggactcccccaacatcgggaacacgtttcctgcctctagcatgttcaatcctttaataatcttaaatgtttcaataagatcccctctaatccttctaaattccagtgtatacaagcccagtcgctccattctatcaacatatgacagtcccgccaacccgggaattaacctggtgaacctcctctgcactccctcaatagcaagaatgtatttcctcgaatttggagaccaaaactgcacacaatactccaggtgttgtctcactagggccctgtacaactgtagaaggacttctttgctcctatacttaactcctcaaCTGATATGCTTCattttatatgtgtaggaaggaactgcagatgctggtttgtgctGTCATTTAGTCATGTCAAGCAGACAGGCAAAGGTTACTGATTAGAATTTTAACAGTCTTTCTGATGTGCTTTTAAACATTGAGTTTAGCAATAGGTATTTTGGCCCAGGACAGTAAATATCCACCACATTATGTAGAAAGGTTAGTGTAACTAGATAGCTGGGAACATTGAAACCACTATAGCTGCCGATATACAGGTTTAAACATAATAGATCAGCACATGcctgtttagtatagtttagtttcgagatacagtgcagaaacaggccattcggcccaacgtgtccatgcagaccagcaatccccgcacactaacacaatcctacacacactacacacataattttacaattttacccagccaattaacctacaaacctgtacttctttggagtgagaGATGAAATCAGAGCACTCGGacaaaacgcacgcggtcatagggaggacgtataaactccgtacagatagcacccttagTCACGATCGAACAGTGGTCTCTGGTCCTGTAAGGATTTAGCTCTCCCACTGTACCACCATTGTATAAGCAGTTTGAACAAGTCCTATAGATAATGGCCTTAAAATGCAATAACAAAGCACcagctttcgtttagtttagtttagttaagagatacagcgtggaaacaggcccttcggcccacctggtccgcgccgaccagcgatcctccacattaacactatcctacacccactagggacaatttttacatttaccaagtcaattaatctacacacctgtacgtctatggagtgtgggaggaaacagaagatctcggagaaaaccgctCACGAAGCTCTCAACACACAAAGGTCGGTTATTTGTGGAACAGTAAGTTGTATTAGTGCCCTCAtcgcacttcttcttcttgcgtatggcgtgcacagcctaaagttgtaggacaacttgttctatttgattgtgcacgccgggttgattgcattcgtcgaaacagggcgatcacgtgaaggttgcaatcttccaccccctctcATCGCACTGGAGATTCAGCAATCAAATCCCACagtgggtcccgacccaaaatgccacctgcccatgtgcaggaaggaactacagataaatggtttacaccgaagatagacacaaaatgctggagtaactcggtgggacgggcagcatctcaggagagaagtagtgggtgacgtttcgggtcgagacccttcttcagactggtctcgacctgaatcgtcacccactcctctccaggtcccgctgagttactccagaattttgtgtctatccatgttcttcatggATGaagcctgcctgacccgctgagttattccagaactttgtgtctttccccTCAAATTTAAGTTTTCAACAAAGGTGGAAAAAAGTCCAAAAAGTAATTGGGTCTTTTTAAAGGAGAGGTTGACAGGTGATCGACTAGTATcgaacgatagctaaaataaaacaattcctccagtttgatgacctcgaaaagatcatccactcatttatctcctcccgcctagattactgcaactccctctacaccggcatcagccaatcttccctgtcccgcctgcaactgatccaaaacgccgcagcgagactcctgacaggcacccgaaaaaagga
Proteins encoded in this window:
- the rpl10a gene encoding 60S ribosomal protein L10a; protein product: MSSKVSRDTLYEGVREVLQGSVTKTRKFLESVELQVSLKNYDPQKDKRFSGTVRLKTAPRPKFSICVLGDQQHCDEAKAADLPHMDIEALKKLNKNKKMVKKLAKKYDAFLASESLIKQIPRILGPGLNKAGKFPSLLTHNENMITKVDEVKSTIKFQMKKVLCLAVAVGHVKMTEEELVYNIHLAINFLVSLLKKNWQNVRALYIKSSMGKPQRLY